From a region of the Mercurialis annua linkage group LG1-X, ddMerAnnu1.2, whole genome shotgun sequence genome:
- the LOC126671873 gene encoding uncharacterized protein LOC126671873 — protein sequence MGRNNVLAMWIAVMLMTVMINGGRVEDICNTSIPLMSECLSAVDGDPTTQCCLNIQEADLQLFSPGVSDHSALIVTMKTLGRLRKSGFRFYNVWCKHDKLLEIVKDVWDLNVVGYKMFQVYNKMKILRNFLRQLNKSVFFDISMRVDATRKMLAELQENLILNLGNNILQEEERAISIHLFKLIRWEEDILRQKSRATWINLGDQNTKFFHNSIKQRQTRKNTSNLFLRDGHLLIDDDRIEMDKEVTDEEIKRSMFSINGDKALGPDGFSSEFFKKSWSIVGPCVTLGIIDFFSTKKLLNQQNLPSYIGGLVRNTQSAFIPGRSIADNVLVAHEIVNNYHKRAGESCAMKIDVRKAYDSIGWDFVELLLYGFRFSRNMVETIMTCVRSVKYSIMVNGEAIGYFCNIP from the exons atgggTCGCAACAACGTATTGGCAATGTGGATTGCGGTGATGTTGATGACTGTGATGATAAATGGAGGAAGAGTCGAAGATATATGTAATACTAGTATACCATTAATGAGCGAATGCCTTTCCGCTGTTGATGGAGATCCCACCACGCAATGTTGCCTTAACATTCAAGAAGCCGACTTGCAAT TGTTTAGTCCAGGAGTGTCTGATCATTCTGCTTTGATTGTGACTATGAAGACCCTTGGGAGATTAAGGAAGTCTGGATTCAGGTTTTACAATGTCTGGTGTAAACATGACAAGTTGTTAGAAATAGTTAAAGATGTCTGGGACCTTAATGTGGTTGGGtataaaatgtttcaagtttatAACAAAATGAAAATTCTCAGAAATTTTTTGAGACAGCTTAATAAAAGTGTGTTTTTTGACATCTCTATGAGAGTTGATGCTACCAGAAAGATGCTGGCTGAGTTGCAAGAGAATCTAATTCTGAATCTAGGGAATAACATCCTACAGGAGGAGGAAAGAGCCATTTCAATCCATCTCTTCAAGCTAATCAGATGGGAGGAAGATATCTTGAGACAGAAATCAAGAGCCACTTGGATAAATCTTGGAGATCAAAATACCAAGTTTTTCCATAATAGCATTAAGCAAAGACAGACTAGAAAAAATACCAGTAATCTCTTCCTTAGAGATG GGCACTTATTAATAGATGATGATAGAATTGAGATGGATAAGGAGGTTACTGATGAAGAGATAAAGAGGTCAATGTTTTCCATAAATGGGGACAAAGCCCTTGGTCCTGATGGGTTTAGTAGTGAATTCTTCAAGAAGAGTTGGAGTATAGTAGGGCCATGTGTTACTTTGGGAATCATAGATTTCTTTTCCACTAAGAAGCTACTTAATCAA CAGAATCTGCCAAGTTATATAGGAGGGCTAGTAAGGAATACCCAGTCAGCTTTCATCCCTGGCAGAAGCATTGCAGACAATGTTCTTGTAGCTCATGAGATAGTTAATAACTATCATAAAAGGGCTGGTGAATCTTGTGCTATGAAGATAGATGTTAGAAAAGCTTATGACTCCATTGGATGGGATTTTGTAGAACTTCTTCTTTATGGGTTTAGATTCTCCAGGAACATGGTAGAGACTATTATGACTTGTGTAAGATCAGTTAAATACTCTATAATGGTTAATGGAGAAGCTATTGGTTacttttgtaatatcccgtaa